The following proteins are co-located in the Rheinheimera salexigens genome:
- a CDS encoding propionyl-CoA synthetase, producing the protein MLNNGNDINAAVSPVSQQKQYQQQFQQALNTPELFWAEQAKQLPWYKAPNSILQQLTSGHYQWFGDAVLNIAYMALDYHIEQGRGEQTALIFDSPVTNTKQQFSYNQLQHQVACFAGVLQQQGVSKGDRVVIYMPMIPEAAIAMLAVARLGAIHSVVFGGFSAQELAVRIDDAKPKLVVSASCGIEVSRIIAYKPLLDKALQLSKHQPTNCIIYQREQLIAPMQPPRDIDWQHAMQHALPAPCTPVKATDPLYILYTSGTTGKPKGVVRDNGGYAVALNYSMRHVYNCQIGDVFWAASDVGWVVGHSYIVYGPLIAGCTTVMYEGKPVMTPDAGAFWRVCAEYKVNTLFAAPTAFRAIRKEDPEASLQQYDLSALRYIFMAGERLDPATLHWACEKLHKPVIDHWWQTETGWPIAANPIGIAHFAVKPGSSSLPIPGYNVQILSDQGRRLRPNEQGFIALKLPLPPGCLTTIWQDEQRFHDSYLSTFAGYYDSGDGGYIDEDGYLFVMGRTDDVINVAGHRLSTGEMEQIVANHPAIAECCVIGIHDAIKGQQPLAMVLLKNGQQIDDTILQAELVAMVREEIGAVASFKQVIVVPRLPKTRSGKILRKLLRGITNGEPLSIPSTIDDPDSVPEIAAILNQKGLVMSSPQ; encoded by the coding sequence ATGCTTAACAATGGAAATGACATAAATGCTGCAGTTAGCCCTGTCAGCCAGCAAAAACAGTATCAGCAACAATTTCAGCAAGCACTGAATACACCGGAGTTATTTTGGGCTGAACAAGCTAAACAACTGCCATGGTATAAAGCTCCTAATAGCATTTTGCAGCAACTTACTTCCGGCCATTATCAATGGTTTGGCGATGCGGTATTAAATATCGCTTACATGGCATTGGATTATCATATTGAGCAAGGCAGAGGGGAGCAAACTGCGCTTATTTTTGACTCTCCGGTGACAAATACTAAGCAGCAATTTAGCTATAACCAATTACAGCACCAAGTGGCTTGCTTTGCGGGTGTGCTGCAACAACAAGGTGTTAGTAAAGGCGATCGGGTCGTTATTTATATGCCGATGATCCCAGAAGCTGCGATAGCCATGCTAGCAGTTGCCCGTTTAGGCGCCATTCACTCTGTAGTATTTGGTGGCTTTTCAGCACAAGAATTGGCAGTTCGTATTGATGATGCCAAACCTAAACTGGTGGTTAGCGCATCATGTGGTATTGAAGTCAGCCGTATTATCGCCTATAAGCCCTTATTAGATAAAGCCTTGCAACTCAGTAAACATCAGCCGACAAACTGCATTATCTATCAACGCGAACAACTAATTGCGCCGATGCAGCCACCGCGTGATATCGACTGGCAACATGCCATGCAACATGCTTTACCCGCGCCTTGTACACCGGTAAAAGCTACTGATCCGTTATATATTTTATATACCTCGGGCACCACGGGTAAACCTAAAGGTGTGGTGCGCGATAATGGCGGCTACGCGGTCGCGTTAAATTACAGTATGCGCCATGTTTATAATTGCCAAATCGGTGATGTGTTTTGGGCTGCATCTGATGTCGGTTGGGTGGTTGGCCATTCTTATATTGTGTATGGCCCCCTTATCGCTGGCTGTACAACGGTCATGTACGAAGGAAAGCCCGTAATGACACCCGATGCTGGAGCATTTTGGCGAGTTTGTGCGGAATATAAGGTCAATACTTTATTTGCCGCCCCCACCGCCTTTAGAGCTATTCGCAAAGAAGATCCTGAAGCAAGCTTACAGCAATATGATTTATCTGCATTGCGCTATATTTTTATGGCCGGAGAACGCTTAGATCCAGCTACGCTGCACTGGGCATGTGAAAAGCTACATAAACCGGTGATTGATCATTGGTGGCAAACTGAAACCGGCTGGCCAATTGCAGCCAATCCAATTGGCATAGCCCATTTTGCCGTTAAACCGGGTTCGTCTTCATTGCCTATCCCAGGTTACAACGTGCAGATCCTATCTGATCAAGGCCGCAGGCTTCGCCCTAATGAGCAAGGCTTTATCGCGCTTAAGCTGCCCTTGCCACCAGGTTGTCTCACCACTATTTGGCAGGATGAACAGCGCTTTCATGATAGTTATCTAAGTACTTTTGCTGGCTACTATGACAGTGGTGATGGTGGCTATATTGATGAAGACGGTTACTTATTTGTGATGGGCCGTACTGATGATGTCATAAACGTAGCAGGACATCGCTTATCTACCGGAGAAATGGAGCAAATTGTCGCCAATCATCCAGCAATAGCAGAGTGTTGTGTTATCGGTATCCACGATGCGATTAAAGGCCAACAACCGCTAGCCATGGTGCTACTGAAAAATGGCCAGCAAATAGACGATACCATTTTACAAGCCGAATTAGTGGCCATGGTAAGAGAGGAAATTGGGGCGGTGGCGAGCTTTAAGCAAGTGATAGTGGTGCCGCGCTTACCCAAAACCCGCTCGGGTAAAATTTTACGTAAGCTTTTACGCGGTATTACTAATGGCGAACCACTTTCTATTCCGTCGACCATAGATGACCCTGATAGCGTGCCGGAAATTGCCGCTATTTTAAATCAGAAAGGCTTAGTTATGAGCAGCCCACAATAA
- the arfB gene encoding alternative ribosome rescue aminoacyl-tRNA hydrolase ArfB, with amino-acid sequence MAIEITKDVQIADSEIDWQFVRASGAGGQHVNKVSTAVVLMFDINASSLPEFFKQRLLEFTDHRISKSGKVIIKSQQTRSQEMNREMALAQFIELINASTVVAKKRIATKASYGSKQRRLATKKQKGATKALRQSKPDF; translated from the coding sequence ATGGCAATAGAGATAACTAAAGATGTACAGATAGCGGATAGCGAAATTGATTGGCAGTTTGTGCGAGCATCTGGTGCAGGGGGGCAGCATGTCAATAAAGTGTCGACTGCTGTGGTGTTAATGTTTGATATTAATGCGTCGTCATTACCAGAATTTTTTAAACAACGCTTATTAGAATTTACTGATCATCGTATTAGCAAAAGCGGTAAGGTGATTATTAAAAGTCAGCAGACTCGCAGCCAAGAAATGAACCGTGAGATGGCTTTAGCACAATTTATTGAATTAATTAATGCCTCTACTGTGGTGGCAAAGAAGCGCATTGCTACTAAAGCCAGTTATGGCAGCAAGCAGCGCCGTTTGGCAACTAAGAAACAAAAAGGCGCAACTAAAGCGCTACGCCAATCTAAACCTGATTTTTAA
- the dbpA gene encoding ATP-dependent RNA helicase DbpA, with protein sequence MTRQSFSTLNIPTALLTNLTDLGYTEMTEIQAEALPAVLAGKDVIAKAKTGSGKTATFGLGILAKLDVKYFRVQSLVLCPTRELADQVAAELRKLARNIHNIKILTLCGGVPLGPQIGSLEHGAHIIVGTPGRIIDHLDKGRLKLDDLTTLVLDEADRMLEMGFQADLDTIMSKAPSQRQTLLFSATYPAAIAKLSQRLLKDPVEVTIAHQHDNSIIDQQFFQVNDQRSRLTALYNLLLHYQGQSSIVFCNTKRETQDVADALHQYGFSVLALHGDMEQKDRDQTLVQFANGSACVLVATDVAARGLDISSVDAIFNYQLAHDADTHIHRIGRTGRAGETGMALSLFTASDAGKLPPIEDGLGITIVASELPALNNQLQPAKPVMVTLQLDAGKKHKIRAGDIVGALTASKQLTNDDLGKIQLHDIWSFVAVKRSAVKLALQLIQQGKIKAKSVRARML encoded by the coding sequence ATGACGCGCCAATCTTTTTCGACTTTAAATATACCAACGGCCTTATTAACTAATTTAACCGATCTTGGTTATACCGAAATGACCGAGATCCAAGCGGAAGCCTTACCTGCCGTATTAGCAGGTAAAGACGTTATTGCCAAAGCCAAAACTGGCTCGGGTAAAACCGCCACTTTTGGTTTAGGCATTTTAGCCAAGCTAGATGTGAAATATTTTCGGGTGCAAAGCTTAGTGCTGTGTCCCACCCGTGAGTTAGCGGATCAAGTTGCTGCTGAACTGCGCAAATTAGCCCGTAATATTCATAATATTAAAATTCTCACCCTGTGTGGCGGCGTACCATTAGGGCCACAAATTGGCTCGTTAGAGCACGGCGCCCATATTATTGTTGGTACGCCGGGGCGGATAATTGACCATTTAGATAAAGGCCGACTAAAACTAGACGATTTAACCACCCTAGTATTAGATGAAGCCGATCGTATGTTAGAAATGGGCTTTCAGGCCGATTTAGATACCATAATGAGTAAAGCGCCAAGCCAACGCCAAACCTTATTATTTAGCGCCACTTATCCAGCAGCAATTGCTAAACTTAGCCAACGCTTATTAAAAGATCCGGTTGAAGTGACTATTGCACATCAACATGACAACAGCATTATTGATCAGCAATTTTTTCAAGTTAACGATCAACGCAGCCGGTTAACCGCACTGTATAATTTATTGCTCCATTACCAAGGCCAAAGCAGTATCGTGTTTTGTAATACTAAGCGCGAAACCCAAGATGTGGCCGATGCCCTGCATCAATATGGTTTTAGTGTATTAGCCTTGCATGGTGATATGGAACAAAAAGATCGCGATCAAACTTTAGTGCAATTTGCTAACGGCAGTGCCTGTGTATTAGTCGCCACTGATGTCGCTGCGCGTGGTTTAGATATTAGTAGCGTTGATGCTATCTTTAATTACCAACTTGCCCATGATGCCGATACCCATATTCACCGCATTGGTCGTACCGGCCGTGCTGGTGAAACCGGTATGGCATTAAGCTTATTTACCGCCAGTGATGCCGGTAAGTTACCGCCAATTGAAGACGGCTTAGGTATTACTATCGTTGCTAGCGAATTACCCGCACTTAATAACCAATTACAACCGGCTAAGCCTGTAATGGTAACCTTACAACTTGATGCCGGTAAAAAGCATAAAATTCGAGCGGGCGATATTGTTGGTGCGCTTACTGCAAGTAAACAATTAACTAATGATGATTTAGGTAAAATTCAGCTGCATGATATTTGGAGCTTTGTTGCGGTTAAACGTTCTGCCGTTAAGTTAGCCTTACAATTAATTCAGCAAGGTAAAATTAAAGCGAAATCTGTTCGGGCTAGAATGCTATAA
- a CDS encoding MHYT domain-containing protein, protein MSALLQLFSYPADSLLLSGDYNYVLVALSIFIAVSASTLALALADEARHLAGTQRRIVLFTGSIALGTGIWAMHFIGMLAFMLCTPVSYLTNTTLLSMLPSLFASWVALTLISRHKITALPLLLGGVLMGAGIGAMHYSGMAAMTMSAQLRYSPSIFALSIVVAVALSILALYVRFGVAKLQFKLAAWHLNILAGVVMGLAITAMHYTGMAAARFVAPTDFVSQTDVQSQSVVLALSVAFVTILIGGLVLVLNLLIKFQKLSKIKQASAARLEAIMQTSLDAIISIDTDGNILNTNKASEAIFGWHLTDFIKLNIGELFPEPYLSEYKQYLTMFQQTNQPKLSGVAKEIQLKHKQGHLIPVRLSIGHINLPDTNIMVVYISDISKRVEMERVLRDREQQLSSLLSNIPGTAYRCQLDAHWSMLFISQAVKELTGYPVTDFLLPNPIRHFSDLIHPDDQEQFKQFKQLEHSQSFEFEYRILHSDGSERWVFDHGYCVRDESGAILWLDGFMMDISGRKALEQGLISARQQAEQAAAARASFMANMSHEIRTPMNAILGFTDILLETKLDSEQQKYLSTVSGASRSLLHLLNDVLDSAKLEKGKLDLELMAFSLRELLDSVISTLWLQARQKSLQLNLHVSADISEYVYGARDRLRQILLNIIGNAIKFTEQGSVTVNVFKQADMIQFEVLDTGIGIPAERLKQIFEPFTQADASMSRRFGGTGLGTTISKQLVELMGGDINATSTAGQGSCFSFNLPLKTAAKSDITVIANVKLNPLHILIADDIAQNIELLTILLQRAGHTVDAVVNGEQILQQLQLHNYDLVILDSQMPVMDGITAAKQRRAYEKQRSLPAVPMIVLTASVLPEDKLAARNAGIEGFASKPVNIDGLQLEIARVLKLDVKATQAKTAAISQNSNNINVTKGIAMWGSVGAYLAEVGRFLQQYQPWPAQLSEALQHQNFDVIKHSCHAVKGLSGNLALSQIYRLSSQLEQQIQQANIIECQASIDAITALFGLIQQEYLLLTEQVNTTQQQQISTEPPQNVSLIISNLLHAAKQNQLDDVAINQLQQCKFLHSNSTVVQLIAAFNDFEFSLATELLISLQQQCAAEEIDNATSV, encoded by the coding sequence GTGTCGGCCCTACTACAGTTGTTTAGTTATCCAGCAGACAGTTTATTATTAAGCGGTGATTATAATTATGTGCTAGTAGCACTGTCGATTTTTATTGCGGTATCCGCCTCAACCTTAGCCTTGGCGTTAGCCGATGAAGCTAGGCATCTGGCGGGTACACAGCGCCGAATTGTATTATTTACTGGCAGTATTGCGTTAGGAACCGGGATATGGGCGATGCACTTTATTGGCATGCTAGCCTTTATGCTCTGCACGCCAGTGAGTTATCTTACCAATACCACTTTATTATCCATGCTGCCTAGCTTGTTTGCTTCATGGGTTGCGCTCACCTTAATTTCTCGGCACAAAATTACAGCTTTACCGTTATTACTTGGCGGTGTGCTGATGGGCGCCGGTATTGGTGCTATGCATTATTCTGGCATGGCAGCGATGACCATGTCAGCTCAGTTACGTTACTCACCTAGTATCTTTGCACTATCGATTGTAGTCGCGGTAGCACTGTCTATTTTAGCGCTTTATGTCCGATTTGGCGTGGCTAAATTACAGTTTAAATTAGCCGCTTGGCATTTAAATATATTAGCGGGTGTGGTGATGGGCTTGGCCATTACAGCTATGCATTATACCGGCATGGCCGCTGCACGTTTTGTGGCACCTACTGATTTTGTTAGCCAAACTGACGTCCAGTCACAATCAGTGGTATTAGCGCTGTCTGTAGCCTTTGTCACGATATTAATTGGCGGCTTAGTGCTGGTACTTAATTTATTAATTAAGTTTCAAAAACTAAGTAAAATAAAGCAAGCTAGCGCTGCACGGCTAGAAGCTATTATGCAAACTTCCTTAGATGCCATCATCAGTATTGATACCGACGGCAATATTTTAAATACTAATAAAGCTTCGGAAGCGATATTTGGTTGGCACCTGACTGACTTTATAAAACTTAATATTGGTGAACTGTTTCCAGAGCCTTATTTAAGCGAATATAAGCAATACTTGACCATGTTTCAGCAGACTAATCAGCCTAAGTTGTCTGGTGTTGCAAAAGAAATTCAATTAAAACATAAACAAGGTCATTTGATACCGGTACGCTTATCTATTGGCCATATTAATTTACCCGATACTAATATTATGGTGGTTTATATTAGTGATATTTCTAAACGGGTAGAAATGGAGCGGGTGCTTAGAGATAGAGAGCAGCAGCTAAGCTCATTGTTAAGTAATATTCCCGGAACGGCCTATCGCTGTCAACTAGACGCCCATTGGAGTATGTTGTTTATTAGCCAAGCAGTAAAAGAGCTTACTGGCTATCCGGTTACAGATTTTTTATTACCTAATCCAATCCGGCATTTCTCCGATTTAATTCATCCAGATGACCAAGAGCAGTTTAAACAGTTTAAACAGTTAGAACATAGCCAATCGTTTGAGTTTGAATATCGTATTCTCCACAGCGATGGCAGTGAGCGCTGGGTGTTTGATCATGGTTATTGCGTTCGGGATGAGTCAGGAGCAATCTTGTGGCTAGATGGCTTTATGATGGACATCAGCGGCCGTAAAGCTTTAGAGCAAGGCTTGATTAGTGCACGGCAACAAGCCGAACAAGCGGCGGCGGCAAGGGCAAGTTTTATGGCTAATATGAGCCACGAAATTCGCACGCCGATGAATGCGATTTTAGGTTTCACCGATATTTTATTAGAGACTAAATTAGACAGTGAACAGCAAAAATATTTATCAACCGTTAGCGGTGCGTCGCGCTCGTTATTACATCTACTAAATGATGTATTAGATAGTGCTAAGTTAGAAAAAGGCAAATTAGATCTGGAGCTAATGGCATTTTCTTTACGCGAGTTGTTAGACAGTGTTATTTCAACGCTGTGGCTGCAAGCGCGGCAAAAAAGTCTGCAGTTAAACTTACATGTTAGTGCCGATATTAGCGAGTATGTTTATGGTGCTCGCGACAGGTTACGACAAATATTATTAAACATTATTGGCAATGCCATTAAGTTTACCGAACAAGGTAGCGTGACGGTAAACGTATTCAAACAAGCTGACATGATTCAATTCGAAGTGCTGGATACCGGTATAGGTATTCCTGCCGAGCGATTAAAGCAAATTTTTGAGCCTTTTACTCAGGCTGATGCGTCAATGAGTCGTCGATTTGGTGGTACAGGACTAGGCACCACCATTAGCAAGCAATTGGTTGAGCTTATGGGTGGCGACATTAATGCCACCAGTACTGCAGGTCAAGGCAGTTGCTTTAGCTTTAACTTGCCGCTAAAGACAGCTGCTAAAAGCGATATTACGGTTATAGCCAATGTTAAACTCAATCCGCTGCATATTTTAATCGCGGATGACATCGCACAAAATATTGAGTTGCTGACCATTTTATTGCAACGAGCGGGTCATACGGTAGATGCGGTTGTTAATGGTGAGCAAATATTACAGCAGTTACAGCTGCATAATTATGACTTGGTTATATTAGATAGCCAAATGCCTGTTATGGATGGTATTACCGCCGCCAAACAGCGCCGTGCTTATGAAAAACAACGCTCGTTACCTGCAGTACCGATGATAGTATTAACGGCCAGTGTATTGCCAGAAGACAAGCTGGCTGCTCGCAACGCTGGCATTGAAGGTTTTGCTAGTAAACCGGTTAATATTGATGGCTTGCAGTTAGAGATAGCGCGGGTATTAAAATTAGATGTTAAAGCAACCCAAGCAAAAACCGCTGCAATTAGTCAAAATAGCAACAATATAAATGTCACTAAAGGCATTGCTATGTGGGGCTCAGTAGGTGCTTATTTAGCTGAAGTTGGCCGTTTTTTACAGCAATATCAGCCATGGCCGGCTCAGCTAAGTGAGGCATTACAACATCAGAACTTCGATGTAATTAAGCACAGCTGTCACGCCGTTAAAGGCTTAAGTGGTAATTTGGCGTTAAGCCAAATTTATCGTTTATCTAGTCAACTTGAACAACAAATTCAGCAAGCCAATATTATTGAGTGTCAGGCCAGTATCGATGCTATTACCGCCTTATTTGGCCTTATCCAACAAGAATATCTGCTGTTAACTGAACAGGTAAACACCACACAACAACAGCAAATATCTACTGAACCGCCACAAAATGTTAGCTTAATTATTAGCAACTTACTGCATGCCGCCAAGCAAAATCAGTTAGATGATGTGGCAATCAACCAATTGCAACAGTGCAAGTTCCTGCACAGTAATAGCACAGTAGTGCAGTTAATCGCTGCATTTAACGACTTTGAATTTAGTTTAGCCACTGAGTTATTAATCAGTTTGCAACAGCAATGTGCGGCAGAGGAAATAGATAATGCCACTAGCGTCTAA
- a CDS encoding response regulator, with the protein MPLASKASILLVDDEPTNLRVLKQVLQQDYKLIYARSGQEAIELAQREQPDLILLDIMMPGMTGYEVCRTLKAHSTTLAIPIIFVTALQQERDEAHGFEVGAVDYITKPITPIVVQARVKNQLSLVRADELKRTRLQVVERLGRAAEYKDNETGLHVKRMSHYSQLIALAAGCCPHWSEELLHAAPMHDIGKIGIPDNILLKPGRLDDAEMAIMRQHAQIGATILGDDDSTLMTLAKSVALNHHEKWDGTGYPSGISGADIPLEARIVALADVFDALTSKRPYKEAWSVEQAMAHIKSQSGLHFDPGLVPLLEQQLTEILLIKARWQES; encoded by the coding sequence ATGCCACTAGCGTCTAAAGCAAGTATTTTATTGGTTGACGATGAGCCGACCAATTTACGGGTTTTAAAACAAGTATTACAACAGGACTACAAGTTAATTTATGCCCGCAGTGGTCAAGAGGCCATAGAGTTAGCACAGCGCGAACAACCGGACTTAATTTTATTGGATATTATGATGCCGGGGATGACCGGCTACGAAGTGTGTCGAACGCTTAAAGCGCACTCGACGACACTGGCTATCCCTATCATTTTTGTGACTGCCTTGCAGCAAGAGCGTGATGAAGCACATGGCTTTGAAGTCGGAGCGGTTGATTATATTACTAAGCCTATTACGCCCATTGTGGTTCAAGCAAGGGTAAAAAACCAGTTATCGTTAGTGCGGGCAGATGAACTAAAGCGCACTCGATTGCAAGTTGTTGAGCGTTTAGGCCGAGCGGCTGAATATAAAGATAATGAAACTGGCTTGCATGTAAAGCGGATGAGTCATTACTCGCAGCTTATCGCGTTAGCGGCAGGTTGTTGTCCGCATTGGTCGGAAGAATTACTTCATGCTGCGCCTATGCATGATATTGGCAAGATAGGGATACCCGATAATATTTTACTAAAACCGGGTCGGTTAGATGATGCCGAAATGGCCATTATGCGCCAGCATGCGCAAATAGGTGCGACTATTTTAGGCGATGATGATTCAACATTAATGACCCTAGCAAAATCAGTGGCATTAAATCACCATGAAAAATGGGATGGCACTGGCTATCCTAGTGGTATTAGCGGTGCCGATATACCCTTAGAGGCGCGTATTGTGGCGCTAGCCGATGTGTTTGATGCCTTAACCAGTAAAAGGCCGTATAAAGAAGCTTGGTCGGTTGAGCAAGCAATGGCGCATATTAAAAGCCAGAGCGGTTTACACTTTGATCCGGGCTTAGTGCCATTGCTAGAGCAGCAATTAACTGAAATTTTATTAATAAAAGCGCGCTGGCAAGAAAGCTAA
- a CDS encoding bactofilin family protein, which yields MGFFSKHATNKSQQSTTTIIGQGCTINGNIRLTCDVHIDGFVEGKIVSDKTLIISASGRVKGEITADKVVINGLFEGDCYANTVEILPNGKAHGSIHSDDLCIERGGSFLGKTRPTTDEKVISLTTAAKTSVSFAETDAKTEASDTSDRSDISADSVNSPAAKTAAKA from the coding sequence ATGGGATTCTTTAGTAAGCATGCTACAAACAAAAGCCAGCAATCAACTACAACTATTATCGGTCAAGGATGCACAATTAACGGCAATATCCGATTAACTTGTGATGTACATATTGATGGCTTTGTTGAAGGTAAAATTGTTAGTGACAAAACCTTGATCATTAGTGCTAGTGGTCGAGTAAAAGGCGAGATTACTGCAGATAAGGTAGTGATTAATGGGTTATTTGAAGGCGATTGTTACGCTAACACCGTTGAGATATTACCTAATGGTAAAGCGCATGGTTCAATTCATTCTGATGATTTATGCATTGAACGTGGCGGCAGCTTCTTAGGTAAAACCCGCCCTACCACTGATGAAAAAGTTATTAGCTTAACCACTGCCGCTAAAACTAGTGTTAGCTTTGCTGAGACTGATGCAAAAACTGAAGCCAGCGATACCAGTGATAGAAGTGATATTAGTGCCGATAGTGTAAATAGCCCAGCAGCCAAAACTGCCGCAAAAGCTTAA
- a CDS encoding M23 family metallopeptidase: MKDRIIISVSTISGTRHFNISALFKRNAIIGLWLLLFGLIITAGVIDYLLRTVDHTRIQRKELAVQANTLKDEIANLQHSKQQLAQELGQKKDEMLQVINRVGEIELALGLEQQYPQNLENRLDTASVNSTARQAMLQLVPNGSPLDFRRRTSRFGARQHPIIGKQQHHKGVDLSAKRGTAIYAPADGVVDVVRTSKSGYGNLLKIRHAFGFSSLYAHLDEFKVKSGTFVHKGQLIAMSGNTGLSTAPHLHYEIHFLDRALNPQSFMDWDATNFDLVFEQERSIKWDSLVSMLQTKASNQLQLLSVKDAQLTAISD, encoded by the coding sequence ATGAAAGATCGCATTATCATTTCTGTTTCTACCATCAGTGGTACACGCCATTTCAACATTAGTGCGTTGTTTAAACGTAATGCTATTATTGGCCTCTGGTTGCTGCTATTTGGTCTTATAATCACTGCTGGCGTTATTGATTATTTGCTACGTACCGTCGATCACACTCGAATACAGCGCAAAGAGCTGGCTGTACAAGCCAATACTCTTAAAGATGAAATTGCTAATTTACAACACAGTAAGCAGCAATTAGCCCAAGAGCTTGGCCAGAAAAAAGACGAAATGCTGCAAGTCATTAACCGCGTAGGTGAAATTGAACTGGCGCTTGGTCTTGAGCAGCAATACCCACAAAACTTAGAGAACCGCTTAGATACCGCTTCGGTAAACTCCACAGCACGCCAAGCGATGTTGCAATTAGTCCCTAATGGCTCACCGTTAGATTTTCGTCGTCGTACATCCCGTTTTGGCGCACGGCAGCACCCTATTATTGGCAAACAACAACATCATAAAGGCGTCGATTTATCGGCAAAACGCGGTACCGCAATTTATGCGCCAGCCGACGGTGTAGTTGATGTCGTCAGAACCAGTAAATCCGGTTATGGCAACCTGCTTAAAATTCGCCATGCCTTTGGTTTTTCATCTTTATATGCCCACTTAGACGAGTTTAAAGTCAAAAGTGGCACTTTTGTCCATAAAGGCCAGCTTATTGCTATGTCTGGCAACACCGGTTTATCAACCGCACCGCATTTACATTATGAAATACACTTTCTTGATCGAGCGCTTAATCCACAAAGTTTTATGGATTGGGATGCGACTAATTTCGATCTAGTGTTTGAACAAGAACGGAGCATTAAATGGGATTCTTTAGTAAGCATGCTACAAACAAAAGCCAGCAATCAACTACAACTATTATCGGTCAAGGATGCACAATTAACGGCAATATCCGATTAA
- a CDS encoding DUF2804 domain-containing protein yields the protein MTNQVPPNKLINTQGQPRFGYFDSPITDLALAEFAYHTVMDKPASKLAKYLHYKQFQFISICHPDWQIGIAIADIRYAANGFCYFYQRQQQHLDEISIIKPFSLGVQMSPSPVSGSAHIKAKQQISIDLDNYNWHIELSGEMFNGKFSLNGASSAQPIAMCSPTGYNGWTYTQKHNALAITGQLDYKGQRLDLSSALGGYDFSAGYMRRETNWRWGSISAVLAQGHFGLNVAAGVNETGFNENAFWLNGQMHRIANVDIQFDKQHANSIWTFNSSDQRLQLTFTPHQARQEQLNLGLVISNFRQYCGVFSGIIVTEKGDKIVLNQVPGLAENHFARW from the coding sequence ATGACTAATCAAGTACCCCCCAACAAACTTATCAATACACAAGGCCAACCGCGCTTTGGTTATTTTGATAGCCCCATTACAGATTTGGCTTTGGCAGAATTTGCCTATCATACGGTTATGGATAAACCTGCCTCTAAACTAGCCAAATATTTACATTATAAGCAGTTTCAATTTATCAGTATTTGTCATCCTGATTGGCAAATTGGTATCGCCATTGCCGACATTCGTTATGCCGCTAATGGCTTTTGTTATTTTTATCAGCGCCAGCAGCAACATTTAGATGAAATCAGCATAATCAAACCTTTTAGCTTAGGTGTTCAAATGAGTCCTTCCCCAGTATCTGGCAGTGCTCACATTAAGGCTAAACAGCAGATAAGTATTGATTTGGATAACTACAATTGGCACATTGAACTTAGCGGCGAAATGTTTAATGGCAAATTCAGCCTAAATGGTGCCAGCAGCGCACAGCCTATAGCCATGTGTAGCCCTACTGGCTATAACGGCTGGACTTACACCCAAAAACATAACGCTTTAGCTATTACGGGTCAGTTGGATTATAAAGGCCAACGCTTAGATTTAAGCTCAGCATTAGGGGGTTATGATTTTTCAGCGGGCTATATGCGGCGAGAAACTAATTGGCGCTGGGGCAGTATTAGTGCGGTATTAGCACAAGGACACTTTGGTTTAAATGTCGCTGCGGGTGTTAATGAAACTGGCTTTAATGAAAATGCGTTTTGGCTAAATGGCCAGATGCATCGTATAGCGAATGTTGATATTCAATTTGATAAACAGCATGCCAATTCTATCTGGACATTTAACAGTAGCGATCAAAGACTGCAACTCACATTTACCCCGCATCAAGCGCGTCAAGAACAACTCAACCTTGGTCTGGTGATAAGTAATTTCCGTCAATATTGTGGTGTTTTTAGTGGCATAATTGTAACGGAAAAGGGTGATAAAATAGTGTTAAATCAAGTACCCGGCTTGGCTGAAAACCACTTTGCGCGGTGGTAA